aaaaaaaaaaaagacattggaTCATATCAgggtttggttttaaataaatatttaattagaTTTGcgtttgaattcaatttaaaataaatatctatATTCGAGATCTATTCAAGCTCCATTGTTAACAAATCACAATTTGGTTTGGATACAATTTTGCATTAGAAGTCGAATTTATGTTCAAATGTAAGTTTAAAAGTCCGATTTagttcaaatttggattgtgaCTATAAGTCATATTCAAACCTGATAGAGACTTATCTTCATTATATTCGATTCGAtttgagttcaaatccaaatttagaaattaaaagaaaatgaaggaaacgAATTTGAAAATTGACACAAGATAAGAAATCTCGAGTATAAATATCTCAGTGGAGCGGGGCAAACGTCACGCTCACAGGGAACCTTCTCCGCGTTGCTGTCCTATAGACCCTCCACGTCTTCTTCGGTGAGCCCACCGTCTACTTAATCCACCAGGCGGCCGACGCTGTTCCCTTCCCCATGAAGAAAACCGCCTCCCGAAGGAACTGCATGTCCCCCTTTCCTTTAAATCCCCCATGGCCACGCCTCCTTTGCTTAACGCAGAGCCCGCTTTCAGAATTTTTGATCTCCATTACTGATCCGCAAACTCCTTGATCGATGGCTGCACAGCAGGCGGAACCCAGCGTTGGGGGAGACGAGCAGCTGCTGCATGGTGATCAGAGGTGGGGAACTCAGGTGATGGGTGCGCCGGCCGAACCCTCGGCGCACCCACAGAACCAGCAGGCCGCACACTGGGCGCCCACGGCCGGCGAGGACCTCCAggagcagcaacagcagcagcggGCGCCGTACCCCTATGTGGTGCAGGCGCCGGTGCAGAAGCCCAACAGCGCCATGGACACCGCCCTTCATAAGTTCAACAAATGGAGCAAGAAGGCCGAGGCTCTCGCTTCCAATATTTGGCTCAACCGTACGTATACCACCTTAAttcccctctttttttcttctttcgatGGCAGATGGCAGTGGCCAGACTGAGCGGAAACCAGCTGCTGCCGCCTGCCGGCAGTTTCTGTTGCTTTCTCTCGATTCCTGTTGCTTATCTTTTTGACGAAAATTAATGCATGGCAGTGAGGACGGCCCCGTCCATGTCGGAGGCAGCTTGGGGCAAGGTGAGCCTGACGACGAAGGCATTAACCGAGGGAGGATTTGAGTCGCTGTATAAGCAGACCTTCCAGTCAGAAGCGGCCGAGAAACTGAAGAAGACGTTCGCGTGTTACCTGTCGACGTCGACCGGTCCGGTCGCCGGAACTCTCTATCTCTCCAACGTGAAGATCGCCTTCTGTAGCGATCGCCCCCTCACCTTCACTGCTCCTTCCGGCCAGGAAGCGTGGAGCTACTACAAGGTAACATGCGTTTCCTGTTGGTTCGTAAACTGTTCGGACTCGGGCGCGCTACCCGATTAAACCTGAGTCCAATATTTGGTGTGTAAAGTAGGGCACTAGGGTAGAGTCGACAGTAACATCATGCTTTTTTGACATGTAATATTGAAaaatcacatatatataatatgtgatgTAATGTCTATTATAACAACATGAAGTGTTAAAAATGATATACATAGCAAAACTAGATTTGGTGTGCTGGTTGGGCACTTTTTTTCAGTGGATTATTCGACCCGATGGTTCACAAAGAGATGTTTTTAAAAATCTCTTATGAGTTTTTTTAGAACTTTTCCTGTTTTATGTATTAGTTTATAGGTTGTTTGGTTGTTAAgtttaccatttttcttagtGTTTATCTTTGAAGGTGTGTCTCTTTCTAGTTAAAtgctggatatatatatatatatatgattttttaacaataaatttttaaaaatcgtCCTATCCTGCAACATATTATAACTTTTTATCACATATTATGACTTTTTGGAGAATGTCCGACGCCCGTTTTGAATGGATTGatatctttcattttcttttagcttGTGGCGCGAATTAGTGATCGTTGCTTCAAGATTGATTTCTGGTAATCTTGCCTTCAGGTGGTGATTCCATTGGAGAAGGTGGAGCAGATCAATCCAGTGAGGTCGAACAAGGAAGCTGGAGGGGAGAGGTATATTCAGGTGACCGCCATGGACGGCCATGATTTCTGGTTCATGGGCTTCGTCAGCTATGACAAGGCCCTCACCCATCTCCTCGACACCCGCTCTGagtttgctgctgctgctgccgccgccgcctcGCAGCAGACGCCGTCATCTTGAACCAGCCGGCTAGCCGGAGGGCTGTCATCATCGTTGTCGTCGTGTTATCTAGATTTttctacacatttttttttctttggatgaaGTGTTTCTGGTAGCACATATGTGAAAATTGTTTGGAGGATGTTCGTCTTTTTTTCCCTATATAGGACTGTTTGATTGGCatggaatattttttttccgGTTTTCGGTCTTTCTCTTTTCTGCGCACATCAAACAAGAACGATTGTTATAGAAAAGAACTTAAGATTTGAGTAGAAATCAGATcggtttgaaatttaaaaacatctgatcacattcaaatttcgattcagatataattttaaataaatgtttgaTTAAATTGGACTTGCATttagttttagata
This window of the Nymphaea colorata isolate Beijing-Zhang1983 chromosome 2, ASM883128v2, whole genome shotgun sequence genome carries:
- the LOC116248330 gene encoding GEM-like protein 5, which produces MAAQQAEPSVGGDEQLLHGDQRWGTQVMGAPAEPSAHPQNQQAAHWAPTAGEDLQEQQQQQRAPYPYVVQAPVQKPNSAMDTALHKFNKWSKKAEALASNIWLNLRTAPSMSEAAWGKVSLTTKALTEGGFESLYKQTFQSEAAEKLKKTFACYLSTSTGPVAGTLYLSNVKIAFCSDRPLTFTAPSGQEAWSYYKVVIPLEKVEQINPVRSNKEAGGERYIQVTAMDGHDFWFMGFVSYDKALTHLLDTRSEFAAAAAAAASQQTPSS